The DNA region TCACGTTGTCCTTGAGCGCGAGACGCACCGTCACGGCCCCAAGGTTGGCCGGCTTGAGCTCGAGTTCCAGCACCTTGACGGCGCCATCGGACGCCCCATCCGCAATGCCATCCGCCTTGAGTTCGGCGTGCACGTGATCCGCAATCTGATCGCTGACGGGATCTGGACCGAAGCCCATATCATGCGCTTCGCCCACGGCGCCGACAGCCTGCGTCATGCTACCCGCGACCATTGCAACGAAGGCGCCCGATCCTTGTTGCTGGGCACCGGCCCCCGACGAACCACGTCCCTCGGACTGGCGTCCGTCCTGTCCACCGATACCCGGCTCGGCGAACGCAGCACCGCGGCTCCAATCCTCCGCGATCGAGCTGCCTCGCGACGCCCCGGCAGCGCCCGTTTGCGTCTCCGGCGTAGCGCGCCGCGGCAAGCTCGCGTCCTCCGCGGCTTGAGCTGCGACAGACGCGAGGCCGACCGCATCGCCATCGGAGAACGCAGCATCCACCGCAGTCGACGAAGCACGCCCGAGCGCGAGATGCGTCTCCTGTCGCGTGACCTTTGCCTTGAGCGCGATCGGATCCTCTTCGGCGGCAGGCAATCCTGCTGCCCCGGATTTCAGAAGCGCGCGCAACTGCTCGGCATCGAGCGATCCATTTTCATCCTGAACCGCACCCGGCAACAACGGCGCAGCTTCGACCATCGCGCTACCCGTCGTGTCAGATCCCAAGCTCCTCCGCTGACCCGCCGCCGCAGCAGCCTCCGCACCACTCGCAAAAGGCGTGACGCCGAGCTCGGCGAGCATGTGTGCCAGTTCAGCCGCGCCTAAAACATCCTGCCGGACGGCATCCGGTGGGGCGGCTGCAGCTTGATCCCGATCCGACCCACCGCGCTCGCTGCCAGCCTTGTGTTCCCGCGCAGACTCATCTCCGATGCGATCGCCCGTGTGCCCATCACCCGAACGCGACGCCGTCTCCAGAGTTTCGCGAAACGACGTGTCGCCGCGATCGACAGAACCGCTGTTTGCCGCCCGCGCACCTGCGGACGGCGATGACACGCCCGATGTGACAGCCTGTGCCGTACTCACTGCTTGTCCCCTTTGAGAAGCGAATCGACCTTGCTCAGCAACGCCTGCGCACGCCCGACCGACTGGGGCTCCGCCGTCTCTTCGAGCGTTTCGGGCGCCTCGGGCCACCGCCCGACAGCCGCCGCCACCGAGAGGGCAGCGTCGCGAACCTTGAGATCGGACTCGGCAACCTTTTCCGGGTCGATCTCGTCGAGCAGCGACACGCCCTCCGCGAAATCGCTCGTCACAGCCAGCGCAGCGCCTTCGAAGAGCTTCGCGCGCTGCAACGACCGGCTGTCGGCACGGGACAGCTCGCGTGCCTTACCCGCTGCATGGCGGGCGATATCGATGTTGCCACCCTTCGTCGCCTCTTCCGCGATCGCAAGATAGAGGCCGACGCGCTCCGTCGGCGGCACCTTCTGAAGCTCGGTCTCAGTGCGCGAGATCCACTCCGAAGCACGCTTGTAGTTCTGCCGGGCAACACCGGCAAAGAACTGGCGCCGGAAGCTGCGCGCGAAAAGCGAGTTCGGAAAGCGACGCGAATATTGCTCGGCGAGCAGATCGAAGCGCTCGAGCTCGCCTTCCCGCGCCAGCAACAGGATCTGCTGCCGCAACGCCGCTTCCTCGACCAGCGTCCCCGGAGAGAGCAGACGGGCCTCGTCGAGAAATGCAATCGCTTTCTTCGGATCCTTTTTTGTGACCAGCGTGCCTTGAATCAGCGCGACAATGCCGCCGAGCAATGAATCGAGCTTGCGCGCTTCCAGCTTCTGCAGCATGCCGAGCGCATCGAGCGAGCGCCCTTCTCCGTAGGCCAGAGCCCCGCGCAAGGCACGCCGTTCGACATAAGGCGTCCGCGGACGTGTCACGATGGCTTTGAGCACAGCCGGATCGCCACCCGACAGAACGAAGAAAATGGCCGCGCGCACGTTGCGCACATCGTCCCACACGGCGACCGGCAAGGCCGTCATCTGCGCCCCGAGATCGCGCATGATCTGCCGCTGACGATCGTGAGCTTCCGCGCTCCCGGCCGCGATCTCGTCCTGCACTTTGCGGAGCGAGCGGATCAGAACATAGGGCTGCTGATCAGTCTCGACCGCGGCCGCCTCAGGCCAAAGCGCCGTCGGCAATGAGGCACCCTCATCGGCAGCCGGAGCCGTTTCCTCGGCCTCAAGCGCATCGCCATGCTGCGCCTCTGCGGCAGCCATGTTGATCAAGGCGGTGCCGCCCCCGAACGTCTTTTCCGCCCGGGCATCAGCACCGGAAAGCGCCAACCCGGCGAATGCGGCGAGCACCCATTGAAGGACACGCGAGGTCATGTGCTTGGCCTCAGCATGATCTCGATGCGCCTGTTCTCGGCCGCGTTGGGATCCTGCGGGACCTTGAGGTCCCGATCGGCACGACCTTCGATGCTCTCAAAGCGCTTTTCAGGAATGCCGCCGCGCACGAGCATGTAGTAGGCCATCTGCGCGCGGTCCATCGACAGGCGCCAATTGTTGTTGCGCTCGGTGCGGAACGGCCTCGCATCCGTGTGCCCGCGCACGATGACATTGCCATGTTGTGCGGCGAGCACCTTCGCTACCTTCTCCATCACCACGACCATCTCGGGCCGCGGCTCCGCAGACGCGCTGGCGAACATGCCAAAGCGGAAGTCGTCCGTCAGGCTGATCAGCACGCCCTCGTCGACGCGCTTCACCTCCAGGTTGGGCTTCTTGTCGGGCGCGACGCCGGCGAGCGCCTCCGCGAGCGCGCTTTCGAGAGCGCGCATCTGCTGGTCGACCTTATTAGACGCATCATCACCCACACCGGACTCCGACACCGGTTTTTTGGCCACGGCGTCCGGCGGCGCAACCTCGGCACGCTCCTCCTCGACCTCGAGTGGCCTCTCAAGCCCCGGAGCCAAGGGATGCGCGCCCGGCTCGTCTAGCGTCATCTGCTCGTGCTGGTTCTGCGCCGCCCGAGGTTGCAGCTGGCTTTGACCGGCGAAGGGTTCGAATGGATTCGTAAAGGCTTCGCCGCTAGGCAGTGCGCTGCTGCTCTGCGAAGCGTTGGCATCTTCGGACTGGCCATCAGCTTTGGCCGCAAGGCGCGCCAGAACGCCATAGGGATCGTTGAAAAGCTCTTCTTCAGCGATACGCTCCGCGCCTTCCGGAAGTTCGCCATCGCCGCCCGGCTTCGACGACTCCTTGCGCGTAATCTTGTCATCAATCTTGCTGTCCGACGGCACTCCATCGGACGTGGCCTCATCGGACGGAGCCGACTTCGGCGTTTCCTGTTCCTCCACGCCCTTCGTGGTCGGCCGCTTGGCATTGAGCTTCAGCGGATTGAAATAGGTGGCGATCTGCTGGATCTTCTCCTTGTCGGAGACATTGAGCAGCCACATCACGAGGAAGAAGGCCATCATCGCCGTCATCAAGTCGGCAAAGGCAATCTTCCAGGCGCCACCATGGTGCCCATCGTCACCCTCGCTGCCGCGACGGCGAACAATGACGACCTCGTGCGGCGCCGAGATATCTCCGTCGGCGCTCACTGATCACCCTCCGAGATGGCCGCGGCCCAGGCGCCGATCTGCGTCGCGAGGATCGTCTCATTCGCGGTGACGGTGACGTCGGGCGCATCCGTAGCGGCGAACGACAGTCCAGCATGACCGTTCGCAAGGCGCGCTTCAAGCACCGCAAGAAGGTCGGCCGGTCCCGAGATCGCGATCTTGGCGTACTCACCCTTCGAGAGCAGATCTTTGATCACGCGCGACAGCTCGTCCGTCGCGCGCACACGTGCGCGCTCGACAAGAATCGGGCCAAGGATCCCGCTGACGCTGTCGGCGATCCGCTGCTCAATAGTCTCGAAGGCGGACGCGACTAGCGCGCCCAGCTGGGCTCCGTGCTCATCGGCCCAGCGCGTCCGCTCGGCCGCAAGCCGCTGCTCGAAGGCCTCCGCAACTGCCACCGCCCGCGCATCGTGCTCCGCATCCGCCGCTGCGCGCCCTTCCACAACGCCGCGCGCGTGCGCCTCGCTGATCCGCAGCTCCACATCGGCGCCGTCCTGAGCGCCGAGCGAAGCAAACCCGCGACCGCGCCGCTGCGCCTCGCCGGAGAGATCCGTCAGATAATAGGAAACCGGGAGAGCCGTCATGCCGCGCGCTCCCGCATCCATTGCTTGAGAACGTTGGCGGCCTGCTCTTCATCGAGAGCCACCATCTGCTCGAGGCGACGCTGCGACAGGCGCATGACGTCGTTGGTGATATCCTCGATGAGATTGGGTTCGCGCTTGATGCCGAGGAGTTCGGCGGTCGCTGCGGAATCGAGCGCCAACGGGTCGGCCTCGTCGCTGGAGGCGAGCAGCGAACCCTCTTCGGCAAGAGCCGACTCGTCGGTCGCGAGAGCACCACCGGACACCTGGTCCTGCCGCTGCTCGATCAGCATGCGCGTCACCGGCCGCAATCCGAACATCACTACGATGAGCACGAGACCGAGCACGGTCAGCGCCTTGACGAGCCCGGTGACGAGCCCGATCAGCGGCCCCATCAGGCTCGCTGTATCGAAGCCGTCGCCCGGTCGCATGGACTCGGCGAACTCCACGGCCTCGACGCTGATCTGGTCGCCGCGCTTGACATCGAAACCGACGGCCGTGCTGGCCAGGCGCTCGATTTCCTTCACCTTGGCCTGGATCGCTTCCGGCGTCGCAGATTCGCCGAGCGTCTCGAGCAGACGCTTGCGATTGATCACCACCGCGATGGTGAGCCCCTCGATGCGATAGCCCTCGCTCGTCGTCGAGACGACCTTGGTGTTGAGCTCGTAGTTCGAAAGATCCTCGCGCTTCTCGTTGGTGCGCCGCGATTGATCGCCACCGGCCCCCTCCGCTTCCTGGTCCGGCACATTCTGTTCGACGCCGACAGGCGAGCGGCTGGCCGTATTCTCGTGCTTGCCGCTTTCCTTGACTACCCGCAGAGACCGCTCGACCTTGGAATCGGGATCGAACGTCGTCTCGTTGGTCTGCCGCTTGTCGATGTTGAGGTTCGCCGCGACATTGACCTCGAAGTTGTCGAGCCCGAGATAGGGCGACAGCGTCTTGCGCACATTCTCGCTGAGATCTTTGCTAACGGTCCGCTCGAGATCGAGCTTGCGGCTCGACGCCGTCGAGCTGGCGTCGCCCGCCGACGCCAGCACGGTGCCGTCGGCATTGAGAACGCTGATATCGTCGATCGTCAGTCCAGGGACAGCAGCGGAAACCAGGTGCCGGATAGCCTGTGCCATGGAGGCATCGGCGGCCATCTCGGTCCGGATGAACACCGATGCAGAGGCGGGCTGACGGCCGCGCCGGAATGAGCCGGTCTCGGGAAGCACGATATGCACCCGCGCCGCCTTCACCCCTTTCATTGCCTGGATGGTGCGCGCCAGCTCACCCTCGATCGCACGCACCCGGGTCACCTCCTGCATGAACGAGGTGAGGCCGATCGGTCCGAGCTTGTCGAACAGCTCGTATCCGGCGTTGGAACTGGACGGCAGCCCCTTCTCAGCGAGCAACATGCGCGCCTGCGCTGTCTCCTCGCGCCGCACCAGCACGCGCGTGCCATCCGCGTTGACGTCGAACACAATGCCGGCGTCCTTGAGCACGGCACCGATGCGGCTGACGTCCTGCGGGTTGAGGCCGGCATAGAGCGTGTCGTAGTCGGAGCGGCTCAGGTAATAGCTGCCGAAACCGACCGAGGCGAACACCGCCAATCCGACGAGACCGAGCGCGGCCAGCCGCTTCGTCCCAAGGGCGAGCAGATTGCTCCAGAGTTTCTCCAGTTGTTCGAGCCCGAGCATTCCCGCCCCAATTGCCTGCACGCATTTTCGGAATGATGCCGGGAGGATTCTGGTCTTTTAAGCTTGCGTGGGAATTGCGCGGCTCCGAGTAGCCAACCTTCGGCACCAAAAAGAAAAAGACCGCGCCTCGGCGCGGTCTCGAATGTCGTGGCCTCCGCCCCGTCGAGGGGCTGTCAGGCTAGCCCTGGAACAGCCTCAGGATCTGCTGCGCGGACTGGTTGGCGATACCCAGCGCCTGAACGCCGAGCTGCTGGCGGACCTGCAGCGCCTGAAGCCGCGTCGACTCCTCGTTCATATCCGCGTCGACAAGCTGGCCGATACCGACATCGATCGAATCCATGAGCTTGTTGACGAAGTCCTTTTGCAAGCTGATTCGCGACTTGGCCGCGCCAAGCAGCGTCGCCGCATCGGTCATTGTATTGAGCGCGGCATCGACGCCGTCCACCATGGCTTCGAGGCCTAGAAGATCGGTCGGATCGTCCGTAAGCGAGCTGATATCGATGCCTGTCGAGACACCGGCAATGGAGTAGGAAACAGTGCCACTTGCGATCGTATAAGTGTCCACCGTGTCCAGAATGCCGGACGCACTGCCGGAGGTGTCGAACAACATCGAGCCCGACGGCCCGATGTCGACCTCGATGGTCCCGATCGAAATGCTGCCGCTGCTGTCACGCGAGAACGAGGCGACGATGGTTTTGACAGTAGGACCGGTCGAATCACCCTGCAGCCAGTTCTCGCCCGAGAACACCGCCGAGCCCGCTGTGTTGCGCAGCTCGGCCTGAAGCTCAGCGATCTCGCTCTGGATCTTGCCGCGATCGAGACCCGGCGCGCGCGCCGCGACCAGCTTGGCCTTGATCTTGGTAATGGTCTCGATCGCGCTGTTCAGAGCGGTGACGGCAACCTCGACCGTTGCCGCACCAAGCCCGAGCGCATCCTCGACCGTAGAAACCGCCGCACGGTCGCTGCGCATCGTCGTGGCGATCGACCAGTAGGCGGCGTTGTCGGATGCGTCCCTGACCTTGAGACCCGTCGAAACACGGTTCTGCGTGACCAGCATTTCCTTGTTGGTCTGGGCCAGGGTCTGCAGCGCGGTCATGGCCGCGACATTGGTGTTCAAGCTGCTCATGACAGCGCCCCTCTACCGATTCGTGAACCATTGTTCATGCCGAACCTTGTGCGGGGATTGCCGGAGGGGAAGCGCAGCCGGATGCCTGAACGAGCTGGCCCATGCCGAAAAAAGAAGAAGCCGCGAACCCGGCTGGGCCCGCGGCTTCCTCGGAAGCTGAATGTGGGGTCGGCTTACTGGAACAACCGCATGATCATCTGAGCCGACTGGTTGGCGATACCCAGCGCCTGGATGCCGAGCTGCTGACGGACCTGCAGCGCCTGAAGCCGCGTCGACTCCTCGTTCATGTCCGCGTCCACGAGTTGGCCCACACCGGTATCGATGGCGTCGATCAGACTCTTCGCGAAGTCCTTCTGGATGTCGATGCGGGTCTTGACGGCGCCGAGCGCAGTGGCAGCGTCCGTCATGCTGCCGATCGCCGAATCAACCGTCTTCATCATGTCCTCGATGATAGAGAGGTCCGTGCTTTCGTCGGTCAGCGAGGAAATGTCGAGCGACAGAATGGTATACGAGGTCGAGCCGCTCGAGGCTTCGGTATTGAGGATGCCGGTAGCCGACGAACCGTTCGTATCGATCAGACGCGTTTCATCGAGGTCGACCGTGATCGTTCCGATCTCGATCGAACCGTCCGAAGCGCGAGAGAAGGACGAGACAAGCGTGCGCGTGGTCGTGGTGTCTGCACTATCGCCGGTGAGCCAGTTCTGGCCGTTGAAGGTTGCGCCATCAACGATGCTCTGCAACGAGGACTGAAGCTCTTTGATCTCGCTCTGGATCTTTGAGCGGTCGACGCCAGGCGTGCGGGCTGCAAGAAGCTTGTCCTTGAGCTTGCCAGCGACTTCGATGGCGCTCTCGATGCCCTTCGCAGCGATCTCGGCCGTGGCCGAGCCGAGGCCGAGCGCGTCGAGCACCGTCGAGAGTGAGGAGCGATCACTGCGCATCGTGGTCGCGATCGACCAATAGGCGGCGTTGTCGGATGCATCCGAAACACGGTAGCCTGTGGAAACGCGGTTCTGAGTGACAAGCAACTCTTTGTTGGTTTGATTCAGGCTCTGCAACGCGGTCATTGCCGCGATGTTCGTGTTGATGCTGCTGCCCATTGTAAGGATTTCCCTATCCGACTCTGTCCCGCTCCAAGTCGGGCTTTCATGGCCGAGAATAGGGTGTGTTGCTTACCGAACAGTTAACCTGTGTTCCAAAATCATCAGATCAGCCCTGAGACGGGCTGGCGGAACCTACTTGCAAGGCTCGCAAAAGCCCCACGCAAGCTTCAAGCACGCATGGAAAACAAGAACGGCCGCGCCCGGATGGGGCGCGGCCTCTCGAAATTGGCGTCGAAGAAAGTCCGCTCGAAACTTAGCGGAACAGCGACAGGATCGACTGAGCGCCCTGGTTGGCGATGCTGAGAGCCTGGATGCCAAGCTGCTGCTTCACCTGCAACGCCTGCAGTCGCGTCGATTCTTCGTTCATGTCCGCATCGACCAGCTGACCGACACCCTTGTCGATGGCAGACTTCATGCTGTCGGCGAAGTCTTTCTGAATGTCGATGCGGGTCTTGATAGCGCCAAGCGAGGTTGCAGCGTCCGTCATGCTGCCGATCGCCGTATCGACCGTCTTCATCATGTCCTCGATGACCGCGAGATCGTCGGTCGAGTCGGTGAGCGCCGAGATGTCGAGGCTGAGAACCGTGTACGACGTCGAACCACTGCTGGCCTCCGTGTTGAGGATACCGGTGGCCGCCGAGCCGTTGGTATCGACCAGGCGTGTATCGTCGAGATCGATCGTGATCGTGCCAATCGAGATCGAGCCGTCGGAACCACGCGTGAACGACGAGACGATAGAGCGAGTAGTCGTCGTATCGGCGCTATCGCCCGTCAGCCAATTCTGGCCGTTGAAGCTTGCGCCATCAACGATGCTCTGCAGCGAATCCTGAAGCTCTTTGATCTCGCTCTGAATCTTGGCGCGATCGATGCCCGGCGTGCGGGCGGCCAGTAGCTTGTCCTTGAGCTGGCCGGCAACCTCGATGGCGCTCTCGATGCCCTTCGTGGCGATCTCGGCCGTGGCCGAGCCGAGGCCGAGAGCGTCCGAAACCGTCGAAATCGAGGAACGATCGGAGCGCATCGTGGTCGCAATCGACCAGTAGGCGGCATTGTCGGAGGCGCTGGCAACGCGCAGACCGGTAGAAATGCGGTTCTGCGTCTGAAGCATTTCCGCGTTGGTGGACCGCAACGTCTGGAGCGCGGTCATGGACGCGACGTTCGTGTTGATGCTACTCATTTGTACTACCCTTACGCTACGCGATATGGCCGTACAGTCGGCCCCGCTACACCGCGGCAGCGCGTTCGGGCATACTCCCCCCGAAACTCAATCTGCCACTGGAGCGGACTTTAGCCGGGATATATTGATCCCGAGTTAAACGGACCTTGCTGGCCTCCATAAAATAGTCAGATCCGTGACAAAGTGCTGGAGCGACCTCGGGAAGTAGCTACATCCAGCTTCCGACGTGGTCGTTCTTATGTCGGGAACGATCGCACAAGCCCGCCGATGAGCAGGTTCCAGCCATCGATCAACACAAAGAAGAGCACCTTGAACGGCAAGCTCATGACCGTTGGCGGCAACATCATCATGCCCATCGACATGGTCAGCGTTGCCACGATGAGGTCAATGACGAGAAACGGCAGCACGACGAGGAAGCCCATCTCGAAGCCGCGCCTGAGCTCGGAGATCATGAAGGCCGGAATGAGCACCCGCAACTCGACCTCCGCATCCGGCGCCCTCGCGCCGAAGCGCTCCTCGGCGAGGTCCTGGAATAGCTCGAGATCCTTCGGCCGCACGTTGGCGCTCATGAACTCCCGCAACGGCTGCGTGATCTGAGCGTAAGCCTCCTCCTCGCTGATCTTGTTCTCGGCGAACGGCTTGAGACCGTTCTGCCAGATCCGATCGAAGGTCGGAGCCATGACATAAAAGGTCATGAACAGCGCCAGACTGACCAGGATCATGTTCGCGGGCGTCGTCTGCAGGCCGAGGCCGGCGCGCAGCATCGCCAGCACGATCACGAACCGAGTGAAGCACGTGACCATCATCAAAAGCCCAGGCGCGATCGAGAGCATGGTGATCAGCACGATGAGCTGCACCATGCGGCCGGTCACCGTCTGCTCGCCGGTCGGCAGCAGGCCCTCGAGGCTGAGGCCCTGCGTTTGCGCCAACGCCGTGCCAGGGATCACCACCAGAAAAAGAAGCAAGGACAGGAGCGCGAGCCGCCTCATTCGACAACGACCCCGTGGATGATGACGTCCTTGATATGCTCGCGATCGCGGATGACGGCCCGATCCACGAGATCCTCGCGCAAGTTCTGAAAGCCGCTCGGGCCTTCGAATTGCGAAAGCGACGCCGTGCGCAGATAAGCCACGAAATCTTGAGCAAGCTGGGCTGCGAGAATGTCGCTGCCTTGCGCCAACCCGTCGACGAGCAGCGATGCCTCAATGCGGATCCACGCATCGCGCGGCTCGGCCAGATTGACCACCACGGGCGTCATCGCGACCAGCATTGCCGTCGAAGACATCGTCGCTTCTTGCTTTTTGACGGCCTTGCTCTCGTTCTCCGCCTGCTCGGATTTTGCATCCGCATCCGGCTCGCTGGCGAGAAAGAGGCCGAATCCGGCACCGAACCCGAGCGCGACGAGCGTCACGACGACGAGACCGATCAGGCCGCCGCCTTTACCCCCATTCTTGTTCTCGATAGCCGCCACCGGTCGCTCCTCAGAACGGAGTCAACAGGTCGAACAACTGCTGACCGATGGCCGGTTGCTGCACTTCGCTTATCCGGCCCCTGCCGCCGTAGGAGATGCGCGCTTCGGCGACCTTGTCGTAATCGATGGTGTTCTCGGTCGAGATGTCGCGCGGACGCACGATGCCGGCCACGCTGAGTTCGCGCACCTCGTAATTGACGCGCACTTCCTGGCTACCGCTGACGATCAGATTGCCGTTTGGCAGCACACCCGTGACCACGGCTGCGATGAGAAGATCGATCTTCTCGGAGCGCGTGATCCCTCCCTTGCTGTCGGTTGAGGTCTCGCCCTCGACTTCCGCGTCGATCGAAAGGTCGCCCGTATGCGCGAGCCCGCCCGTGGTCTGGAAATCGTAGCCAAGCTTGGGATTGAGCTTCGACTTGGAATCGCGCGAACGCTTGGAGTTGTTGTCCAGCGTCGCCTTGTCCTTGATCGAGATCTTGACCGTAACCACATCGCCGATCTTGCGGGCGCGCGGATCGCGAAAGAGATCGGCGCTTGCATCCTGCCAGATCGAATTGCCCGCGTGATAGGCCGGCTGTGGTGCAGGCTCGGCCGGCAGCGGAACGCGGTCAGCCAGCAGTCCTGACCCGACCGCCGTCAGCGCCGGCGGCCGGTTGATGTCACCCGGATCCACGGCACACCCAGCCACAAGCGCGACCAGCGCCACCGAAACGGCCAAAGCCGGTGCCTCGAACAGCACCGGCGTCCATTTGCGCGCCCGCTCGATCATGATCCGGATCCTTCCACGGGCGTAAGCTGATCCCCAGGTTCGGCAGCCGCCGGCTTGGCAGCGGCTTCCTCAGCCGCCCCGCGACGCTTGTCACGCGGCACCTTGCCGGCGCCCGAGATGATCAACGCGATCTTGGCCGCACGCTCCGGATCCATTTCACCCATGATCTGGCTGGCCACTTTGGTCTCGAGCTTCATCACCACCGCCGCCGCCACCTCTTCGTCGAGCGTCGCGATCTGGACGGCCGCCGCGTCAGGCCGCATACGTGAATAAAACCCCACCAGCTTTTCGTGAGCCTTGCGTGAGAACTCGTCGCGCCGGGCAAGCCAGCGCTTGTACTCGTTCGTCTTCGCCTCGAGTTGCTGGGCCCTCTTGTCGAGCTCGTCCCCCATCTCGCGGATCTTCTTGGCCTGCCAGGCAAAGCGGGCATCTGCAGCGGTGTCCGCAGTATTGAAGCAGTATTGCTGCGCTGCGCTTGCGTCCGGCGGCAGAGCATCGAGCGGACCTGGCTTCTTGAACAGCGGCTCCACCGTCCCTGCAGCGTCCTGAGGACCTTGCGCCAGAATGGCCGGCGCGTCGGGATCGCTCGCGGCGTTTACCGGCGCCGCTCGCTTGCCCGCCGCGATCGCCGGAAGCGGCATCGGACGGATGGGCGAGAGATCAATCGGCGGAACCGGAGCCGGCTCCGCCTGCCGGGCCGCACCTCTAGCCGGCACGCGCGGCTCGGATTGCGGAATGGCCCCGGTCTCGATCGGCGAGATCACCTTGGGTGGCGTAGCGCGCTTGACCGGCGCCTGATCCGCGGGCGCGGGAAAATACTTGGGATCGATCCGCGTCGGCTCACGATTGAGCGCGCCGGGCAAAGGCTCCTGCAGCGTTCCCCCTGGCGCTGTCGCCAC from Hyphomicrobium sp. CS1GBMeth3 includes:
- the flgH gene encoding flagellar basal body L-ring protein FlgH, whose amino-acid sequence is MIERARKWTPVLFEAPALAVSVALVALVAGCAVDPGDINRPPALTAVGSGLLADRVPLPAEPAPQPAYHAGNSIWQDASADLFRDPRARKIGDVVTVKISIKDKATLDNNSKRSRDSKSKLNPKLGYDFQTTGGLAHTGDLSIDAEVEGETSTDSKGGITRSEKIDLLIAAVVTGVLPNGNLIVSGSQEVRVNYEVRELSVAGIVRPRDISTENTIDYDKVAEARISYGGRGRISEVQQPAIGQQLFDLLTPF
- a CDS encoding MotE family protein, encoding MMQSGEHLKVTGLALLLSALFAASAAVAQDWTPTVATAPGGTLQEPLPGALNREPTRIDPKYFPAPADQAPVKRATPPKVISPIETGAIPQSEPRVPARGAARQAEPAPVPPIDLSPIRPMPLPAIAAGKRAAPVNAASDPDAPAILAQGPQDAAGTVEPLFKKPGPLDALPPDASAAQQYCFNTADTAADARFAWQAKKIREMGDELDKRAQQLEAKTNEYKRWLARRDEFSRKAHEKLVGFYSRMRPDAAAVQIATLDEEVAAAVVMKLETKVASQIMGEMDPERAAKIALIISGAGKVPRDKRRGAAEEAAAKPAAAEPGDQLTPVEGSGS